From the Lathyrus oleraceus cultivar Zhongwan6 chromosome 4, CAAS_Psat_ZW6_1.0, whole genome shotgun sequence genome, one window contains:
- the LOC127136496 gene encoding uncharacterized protein LOC127136496 produces MYDNDSDRRHAPVTMRDERSRLYQVIMVYGIHNHYLCHKLFGQTIICLLNLEEKKLISDTTLNMVPSKNILKMLKQKIPQNVSNIKQIYNICAINNKTIRGQRTETQQLLKLLDDKHCASMYKVCEDEVTARDIFCTLHDFIKLFNAFSTMLIIDSTYKANMYILPLPQIVGVTSI; encoded by the coding sequence ATGTATGATAATGATTCTGATAGAAGACATGCACCTGTAACAATGAGAGACGAAAGAAGTCGCTTGTATCAAGTTATTATGGTTTATGGTATACATAATCATTACTTGTGTCACAAGTTATTCGGTCAGACCATTATATGTCTCCTTAATCTTGAGGAGAAGAAACTTATTTCTGACACGACATTGAATATGGTGCCGTCCAAAAATATACTTAAAATGTTGAAACAGAAAATACCTCAAAATGTCTCAAATATTAAGCAAATATACAATATTTGTGCCATAAACAACAAGACGATAAGAGGACAGAGAACTGAAACGCAACAACTATTGAAGCTTCTGGATGATAAACATTGTGCTTCTATGTACAAAGTGTGTGAGGATGAAGTCACTGCTCGAGATATATTTTGTACTCTTCATGATTTCATCAAGTTGTTCAATGCATTTTCCACTATGCTTATAATTGATTCAACATACAAAGCAAACATGTATATACTTCCACTTCCTCAAATTGTTGGTGTTACTTCGATATAA
- the LOC127135301 gene encoding pectinesterase inhibitor 12 yields the protein MKFLTYIIITNLFLSRYANGSDLIVRSCREASKNDPNLGYDFCVTSLNEAACKNKLHPKKLEDLVNMSIQLTKSNGTNIISIISHDLQNQTHSEYVKGCLRDCLDLYNDSLSFLDNAMVAFNTSKDLDTANINVSAALDDSVTCEDQFKERKEENETSPLTEENHVYFQLNVISLSFIQMIRQRY from the coding sequence ATGAAATTCCTCACATACATAATAATTACCAATCTCTTTCTTTCTCGATACGCGAACGGTTCGGACCTTATCGTTCGATCTTGCAGAGAAGCCTCCAAGAATGACCCGAATTTGGGCTATGATTTCTGTGTTACATCCCTTAATGAAGCTGCTTGCAAGAACAAATTGCACCCCAAAAAACTAGAAGACCTTGTGAACATGTCAATTCAACTAACCAAGTCCAATGGAACAAACATCATTTCCATAATTTCACATGACTTGCAAAATCAAACTCATAGTGAATATGTGAAGGGTTGTTTACGCGATTGTCTCGATCTTTACAATGATTCACTTTCGTTTTTAGATAATGCTATGGTTGCTTTCAATACGTCGAAGGATTTGGACACAGCCAATATCAACGTGAGTGCCGCCTTGGATGATTCCGTTACATGTGAAGATCAGTTCAAAGAAAGGAAAGAGGAGAATGAAACTTCTCCTTTAACAGAAGAGAATCATGTTTACTTTCAACTCAATGTAATATCTCTATCTTTCATCCAAATGATTCGTCAACGTTACTAG